A single Perca flavescens isolate YP-PL-M2 chromosome 2, PFLA_1.0, whole genome shotgun sequence DNA region contains:
- the LOC114545850 gene encoding growth-regulated alpha protein isoform X1 codes for MLLIKLLYSVLHLNCHCCAYSAVLFSSMHQSYQHKLLHFVTICDSCVLTAMSLRSPGVELHCRCIQTESQPIGRHIEKVELIPANSHCEETEIIATLKKTGKEVCLDPEAPWVKRVINKILSNRRR; via the exons ATGCTGTTGATCAAGTTACTATATTCAGTTTTGCATTTGAACTGTCACTGCTGTGCATATTCTGCTGTCCTCTTTTCCTCAATGCATCAGAGCTATCAACACAAACTATTGCACTTTGTGACCATATGTGACTCCTGTGTCCTAACAGCGATGAGTCTGAGAAGCCCGGGAGTGGAGCTACACTGCCGCTGCATCCAGACAGAGAGCCAACCCATCGGCCGCCACATCGAGAAGGTGGAATTGATTCCTGCCAACTCCCATTGCGAAGAGACTGAGATCAT TGCCACTCTGAAAAAGACAGGCAAAGAGGTTTGCCTGGACCCTGAAGCTCCCTGGGTGAAGAGAGTGATTAATAAGATCCTGTCCAA caGAAGACGCTGA
- the LOC114568216 gene encoding permeability factor 2, which yields MMISRVLVASIVVLLAFLAVSEAMSLRSPGVELHCRCIQKESQPIGRHIEKVELIIANSHCDETEIIATLKKTGKEVCLDPEAPWVKRVIDKILSNRRR from the exons ATGATGATCAGCAGAGTCCTTGTCGCCTCTATTGTGGTGCTCCTGGCCTTCCTGGCCGTCAGTGAAG CGATGAGTCTGAGAAGCCCGGGAGTGGAGCTGCACTGCCGCTGCATCCAGAAAGAGAGCCAACCCATCGGCCGCCACATCGAGAAGGTGGAATTGATTATTGCCAACTCCCATTGCGACGAGACTGAGATCAT TGCCACTCTGAAAAAGACAGGCAAAGAGGTTTGCCTGGACCCTGAAGCTCCCTGGGTGAAGAGAGTGATTGATAAGATCCTGTCCAA CAGAAGACGCTGA
- the LOC114545850 gene encoding permeability factor 2 isoform X2 encodes MMISRVLVASIVVLLAFLAVSEAMSLRSPGVELHCRCIQTESQPIGRHIEKVELIPANSHCEETEIIATLKKTGKEVCLDPEAPWVKRVINKILSNRRR; translated from the exons ATGATGATCAGCAGAGTCCTTGTCGCCTCTATTGTGGTGCTTCTGGCCTTCCTGGCTGTCAGTGAAG CGATGAGTCTGAGAAGCCCGGGAGTGGAGCTACACTGCCGCTGCATCCAGACAGAGAGCCAACCCATCGGCCGCCACATCGAGAAGGTGGAATTGATTCCTGCCAACTCCCATTGCGAAGAGACTGAGATCAT TGCCACTCTGAAAAAGACAGGCAAAGAGGTTTGCCTGGACCCTGAAGCTCCCTGGGTGAAGAGAGTGATTAATAAGATCCTGTCCAA caGAAGACGCTGA
- the LOC114570874 gene encoding interleukin-8, which yields MSIITIVALLVFLMIPQGFLGDHGVNQRCRCINKEKKPIGRYIGKVEVHLASSHCKDIEIIATLKKDGQKICLDPDAPWIQKVLLRKQAQRPTP from the exons ATGTCTATCATCACTATTGTGGCGCTCCTGGTGTTCCTAATGATCCCTCAGG GTTTTCTGGGGGATCATGGAGTGAACCAGCGATGTCGATGCATCAACAAGGAGAAAAAACCCATTGGACGTTACATAGGAAAGGTGGAGGTGCACCTTGCCAGCTCCCACTGCAAAGATATTGAAATTAT TGCCACTCTTAAAAAGGATGGGCAAAAGATTTGTCTGGACCCTGATGCTCCTTGGATCCAAAAAGTGCTTCTGAGGAAACAGGCTCA AAGACCAACACCTTGA